One Heliomicrobium gestii genomic region harbors:
- a CDS encoding class I SAM-dependent methyltransferase, with product MAEFDFVSDLHNRTKRDYISRGVQIDKAHCAEVSKQFGFDYWDGDRKYGYGGYRYDGRWRKVAERIAETYALRPGQAVLDVGCGKGFLLYELTQVVPGLVVSGIDISGYAVANAKEEVRPFLQEGKAQELPYADDAFDLVISFGTLHNLPVYDLKKAVQQIQRVTGRHAYIMVEAYRNEQEKINLLNWQLTCESFYSPEEWAWLFAEWGYQGDYGFIYFE from the coding sequence ATGGCGGAGTTCGATTTCGTCTCTGATTTACATAACCGGACGAAGCGCGATTACATCAGCCGCGGCGTCCAGATCGACAAGGCCCACTGCGCCGAGGTCTCCAAGCAGTTTGGCTTCGATTACTGGGATGGCGATCGCAAATACGGCTATGGCGGCTACCGCTATGACGGGCGCTGGCGGAAGGTGGCCGAACGGATCGCCGAGACCTATGCCCTGCGTCCGGGGCAAGCGGTGCTTGACGTGGGCTGCGGGAAAGGGTTTTTGCTCTACGAACTGACCCAGGTCGTTCCCGGCCTCGTCGTGAGCGGCATTGACATCTCCGGGTATGCCGTCGCGAACGCCAAGGAGGAGGTTCGTCCCTTCCTGCAAGAGGGGAAGGCTCAGGAACTCCCCTATGCCGACGATGCCTTCGACCTCGTCATCAGCTTTGGCACGCTGCACAACCTGCCTGTCTATGACCTGAAAAAGGCGGTGCAGCAGATCCAGCGGGTCACCGGCCGGCATGCTTATATCATGGTCGAAGCCTACCGGAACGAGCAGGAGAAGATCAACCTGCTCAACTGGCAGTTGACCTGTGAATCCTTCTATTCCCCCGAGGAGTGGGCCTGGCTCTTTGCCGAGTGGGGCTACCAAGGGGATTACGGCTTTATTTACTTTGAATAG
- a CDS encoding class I SAM-dependent methyltransferase, translated as MNQRVVAVPACKLCGQDDLERVLELTPTPVADDYHPRSHIHIPQDTYPLDVCLCKSCGNVQLGHIVNPESIYKQYNYMTQSSPGLLEHFRGYVTEALGKAQPEPGKLVVDIGSNDGTLLREFQAKGMRVLGIDPAEAIARKATEEGVETIGDFFTPALADQIVEKYGQAHIITANNMLANVEDVKSVIEGIRRLLAPTGVFIFETGYVVDLVQHGVFDNIYHEHLYYFSVKPLERFFAENGLALYDVQAIPTKGGSIRGFVQHAAGGRLRTEAVQRFLDREAAVGIHQPEAFHRLGAKLDEVREQLHRLLGEIREQGKTAIGYGASHSVTTLIYHFGLGDKLDYLVDDNPRKIDLFSPGYRLPVLNPSVIYERNPDYIVILPWRFADLIIGKHQRYLEQGGRFVVPLSEFRIVE; from the coding sequence TTGAATCAGCGTGTGGTTGCCGTTCCGGCATGCAAGTTGTGCGGTCAAGATGACTTGGAGCGGGTATTGGAACTGACGCCCACCCCCGTTGCCGACGATTATCATCCCCGCAGTCATATTCACATCCCCCAGGACACCTATCCCCTCGATGTCTGCCTGTGCAAAAGCTGCGGCAATGTCCAGTTGGGGCACATCGTCAATCCGGAATCGATCTATAAACAGTACAACTACATGACCCAGAGCTCACCGGGATTGCTGGAGCATTTCCGGGGCTATGTGACGGAAGCCCTGGGCAAGGCGCAGCCGGAACCGGGGAAACTGGTCGTCGACATCGGCAGCAACGATGGCACCCTGTTGCGGGAATTCCAGGCCAAAGGGATGCGCGTCTTGGGGATCGACCCGGCCGAGGCGATCGCCCGCAAGGCGACCGAGGAAGGGGTCGAGACCATTGGCGACTTCTTTACGCCCGCGCTGGCCGACCAAATCGTGGAAAAATACGGGCAAGCCCATATCATCACGGCCAACAACATGCTGGCCAATGTGGAAGATGTAAAAAGTGTCATTGAAGGGATCCGCCGTTTGCTCGCGCCGACGGGCGTTTTCATTTTTGAGACCGGTTATGTGGTCGATCTGGTCCAACATGGCGTATTCGACAACATCTATCATGAGCACCTGTACTACTTCTCGGTGAAACCGCTGGAACGGTTCTTTGCGGAGAACGGCCTTGCCTTGTATGATGTGCAGGCGATCCCAACCAAGGGCGGCTCCATCCGGGGATTTGTCCAGCACGCCGCTGGCGGTCGACTGCGCACAGAGGCCGTGCAGCGATTCCTGGACCGGGAAGCCGCTGTAGGCATCCACCAGCCGGAAGCGTTTCACCGGTTGGGCGCCAAACTCGATGAGGTCCGGGAGCAACTGCACCGCCTGCTCGGAGAGATCCGGGAACAGGGGAAAACGGCCATCGGCTATGGCGCTTCCCACAGTGTGACGACCCTGATCTACCATTTCGGCCTCGGCGACAAGCTCGACTATCTGGTCGACGACAACCCCCGGAAGATCGATCTCTTCAGCCCCGGCTATCGACTGCCGGTGTTGAATCCCAGCGTCATCTACGAACGCAACCCCGATTACATCGTCATCCTGCCCTGGCGATTCGCCGATCTGATCATCGGCAAACACCAGCGCTACCTCGAGCAGGGCGGGCGGTTCGTTGTGCCCCTGTCCGAGTTCCGCATCGTGGAATAG
- a CDS encoding DegT/DnrJ/EryC1/StrS family aminotransferase: protein MNAIRWWRTKLGDNEGQRIVASIEQECLSQGAVTAELERQVAASMNVSYAVATTSGSMALLMALLSLGIGPGDEVIVPNRTFIATAHAVLLCGATVVLADTRQDLPLIDLEQAEQLITKRTKAIMPVHLCGRDAGMAEIRQFAKERGLFVVEDACQAMFSRNGDGFLGTQGDIGCFSLGVTKLLTTGQGGLLVTNDEALYQRLKLLRIHGVKDTFEAAYGQFGFNFRFNDILASIGLEQMAHRAEKVERVRAIYDRYREGLQDLEPVRLLPVRETEGEIPLYIEVLCQDREQVRRYLAEQQIESRPFLPNLHLSPHLHAQGKYPKSQRFHEQGLFLPSGPAQPMENIDQVIACLRAYAKSC from the coding sequence ATGAATGCCATCCGTTGGTGGCGCACGAAGTTAGGGGACAATGAGGGGCAACGGATCGTCGCCAGCATTGAACAGGAGTGCCTCAGCCAAGGCGCGGTGACGGCGGAATTGGAGCGGCAGGTTGCGGCTTCGATGAACGTTTCCTATGCCGTGGCGACGACAAGCGGGAGCATGGCGTTGCTGATGGCTCTGCTGTCTCTGGGCATCGGTCCCGGCGACGAAGTGATCGTCCCCAACCGGACCTTTATCGCCACAGCCCATGCCGTCCTCTTGTGCGGCGCGACCGTCGTCTTGGCCGATACGCGGCAAGACCTGCCGTTGATCGACCTGGAACAAGCGGAACAACTCATCACCAAGCGAACGAAGGCCATCATGCCGGTTCATCTCTGCGGGCGGGACGCCGGCATGGCCGAGATCCGCCAGTTCGCGAAGGAACGAGGCCTTTTTGTCGTCGAAGACGCCTGCCAGGCCATGTTTTCACGCAACGGCGACGGTTTTTTGGGCACCCAAGGGGATATCGGCTGTTTTTCCCTCGGTGTGACCAAGCTGCTGACGACCGGCCAAGGCGGCCTCCTCGTCACCAATGACGAAGCGCTTTACCAGCGATTGAAGCTCCTGCGGATCCATGGGGTCAAAGACACCTTTGAGGCCGCCTATGGGCAGTTTGGCTTCAACTTCCGTTTCAACGATATTTTGGCCTCCATCGGCCTGGAACAGATGGCCCATCGCGCCGAAAAGGTTGAGCGGGTCAGGGCGATCTATGACCGGTACCGGGAGGGATTGCAGGATCTTGAGCCGGTTCGCCTGCTGCCCGTCCGCGAAACAGAGGGGGAGATCCCCCTGTATATTGAAGTGCTGTGCCAAGACAGGGAACAGGTGAGGCGGTATCTGGCCGAACAGCAGATTGAATCGCGTCCCTTTCTCCCCAACCTGCACCTGTCGCCCCATCTTCATGCTCAGGGGAAATACCCTAAGTCGCAACGCTTTCATGAGCAAGGTCTATTCCTGCCCAGCGGCCCTGCTCAGCCGATGGAGAACATTGATCAGGTCATTGCCTGTTTGCGGGCGTACGCCAAATCGTGTTAG
- a CDS encoding radical SAM protein: protein MVDQLRIDTHKLIYHPTRVSEWLQGKNIYPIYVEIAPSGACNHRCIFCALDYMEYRPVFLDKELILSNLKEMGEKGVKSVMYAGEGEPLLNRHTPEIVWRTKELGIDVSMTSNGVLFSREAAEECLGCFSWVRFSVNAGSPASYQTIHRTRSNDFERVLENLQNAVALKRDKGYRTTIGVQMLLIPENTGDALPLAKTLKEIGVDYFSIKPYSQHPKSHAALSTAFDYEQHLGLERQLTELKSDDFQIIFRAKAMQKLKHDKAYECCWGLPFWAYIDAKANVWGCSAYLGDEDFCYGSLKSESFAAIWEGERRAESLKKVAQMDIRQCREICRLDEINGYLQQLKKPGDHVNFI, encoded by the coding sequence ATGGTAGACCAACTCCGGATTGACACGCATAAACTGATATATCATCCGACCCGTGTCAGCGAGTGGCTGCAGGGGAAAAACATCTACCCCATCTATGTGGAGATCGCGCCTTCCGGCGCCTGCAATCACCGCTGCATCTTCTGCGCCCTCGATTACATGGAGTACCGTCCCGTCTTCCTGGACAAAGAGCTGATCCTGTCCAACCTGAAAGAGATGGGCGAAAAAGGCGTCAAGAGTGTCATGTACGCCGGCGAGGGTGAACCGCTCCTCAACCGGCACACGCCGGAGATCGTCTGGCGCACGAAAGAACTGGGCATCGATGTGTCCATGACCTCCAATGGGGTGCTCTTTTCCCGGGAGGCCGCCGAGGAATGCCTCGGCTGTTTCAGTTGGGTGCGCTTCAGTGTCAACGCCGGATCCCCTGCATCATACCAGACCATCCACCGCACCCGGAGCAATGATTTTGAGCGTGTCCTGGAAAACCTCCAGAACGCCGTGGCGCTGAAACGGGACAAGGGCTATCGAACCACCATCGGCGTGCAGATGCTGCTGATCCCGGAAAACACGGGCGACGCCTTGCCGTTGGCCAAGACATTGAAAGAGATCGGCGTCGACTACTTCTCCATCAAACCCTACTCCCAGCATCCCAAAAGCCACGCCGCCTTGAGCACCGCCTTTGACTACGAGCAACACCTGGGGCTGGAGCGGCAGTTGACCGAACTGAAAAGCGATGACTTCCAGATCATCTTCCGCGCCAAAGCGATGCAGAAATTGAAGCACGACAAGGCCTATGAGTGCTGCTGGGGATTGCCTTTCTGGGCCTATATCGACGCCAAGGCCAATGTTTGGGGATGTTCGGCATACCTGGGAGACGAGGATTTCTGTTACGGCAGCCTGAAGAGCGAATCCTTCGCAGCCATCTGGGAAGGGGAGCGGCGGGCCGAGAGCCTGAAGAAAGTCGCCCAGATGGACATCCGGCAATGCCGGGAGATCTGCCGTCTTGACGAGATCAACGGCTACCTGCAACAGTTGAAAAAACCGGGCGACCACGTCAACTTCATCTAA
- a CDS encoding transketolase — protein MENKLDLHGLQAIAAELRQTVFQTLCKTGGGHIGPSLSIIEILTTLYFGGVLKYDPRNPQDPRRDRFILSKGHASLALYAALAKAGFIDAEELDEYCRPGSRLGGHPNMHEVPGVEASTGALAHGLSFAVGAALAAKLDGTDNRVIALLGDGECQEGAIWEAAMFSAHQRLGQLTAIVDNNKLQAMDRLDNIIAMDPFADKWRAFGWEVLEVDGHDIPALLDALDRAKIDKDGAPKLIVAHTVKGKGISFMEGVPLWHVRMPNEEERTIAAQELALDRKGAL, from the coding sequence GTGGAAAACAAGTTGGATTTGCATGGACTGCAGGCGATCGCCGCTGAGCTGCGGCAGACGGTCTTTCAGACGCTCTGCAAAACCGGCGGCGGACATATCGGCCCGTCCCTGTCCATCATCGAGATCTTGACGACGCTCTATTTCGGCGGCGTCTTGAAGTATGACCCCCGAAATCCCCAGGATCCCCGGCGGGACCGCTTCATCTTGAGCAAAGGCCATGCGAGCCTGGCGCTCTATGCCGCCTTGGCGAAGGCCGGTTTTATTGATGCCGAGGAGTTGGACGAGTACTGCCGTCCCGGTTCTCGCCTGGGGGGACATCCGAACATGCATGAGGTCCCCGGCGTGGAGGCCTCGACGGGCGCCCTCGCCCATGGCTTGTCCTTTGCCGTCGGCGCTGCTTTGGCGGCCAAGCTGGACGGAACCGATAACCGGGTCATCGCCCTGCTTGGCGACGGCGAATGCCAGGAAGGCGCCATTTGGGAGGCGGCCATGTTTTCGGCCCACCAGCGTCTCGGCCAACTGACGGCCATCGTCGACAACAACAAATTGCAGGCCATGGACCGGTTGGACAACATCATCGCCATGGATCCCTTTGCCGACAAATGGCGCGCCTTCGGCTGGGAGGTCCTTGAGGTGGATGGCCATGACATCCCGGCCCTGCTGGACGCCTTGGACCGCGCCAAGATCGACAAGGACGGCGCGCCCAAACTGATCGTGGCCCACACCGTCAAAGGGAAGGGGATCTCCTTCATGGAAGGCGTCCCGCTCTGGCACGTTCGCATGCCCAACGAAGAAGAACGGACCATAGCCGCCCAGGAGTTGGCGCTGGACCGGAAGGGAGCCCTGTAG
- a CDS encoding SDR family oxidoreductase has product MLRSIVTGGAGFIGSHLVELLLAEGHHVIVLDNLANGRLGNLPARPERGTLEFHRVDISADPSQWEALFQGVDYVFHLAALADIVPSIQNPLTYYRANVDGTVHVLEAARKHQVRKLVYAASSSCYGLAKQFPTPETAPITPEYPYALTKWLGEQSVLHWERVYGLPALSLRLFNVYGPRARTSGTYGAVFGVFLAQKIHGKPFTVVGDGTQRRDFTFVKDVVNAFWMAAQSPFSGEVMNVGSGDSYSINRLVELLGGEVTYIPKRPGEPDCTFADTAKIRERLGWKPKYSFEEGVQVMLEHIRYWADAPIWTPQRIEEATKDWFRYLSK; this is encoded by the coding sequence ATGCTTCGTTCTATCGTTACCGGCGGCGCCGGTTTTATCGGCAGTCATCTCGTCGAACTGTTGCTGGCAGAGGGGCACCATGTCATCGTCCTGGACAACCTCGCCAACGGCAGGCTCGGTAACCTGCCTGCCCGCCCTGAGCGCGGGACGCTGGAGTTTCACCGCGTCGACATCAGCGCCGACCCCTCCCAGTGGGAGGCGCTGTTTCAAGGCGTCGATTACGTCTTTCACCTGGCTGCTTTGGCCGATATCGTGCCGTCGATCCAAAACCCCTTGACCTATTACCGGGCGAACGTGGACGGAACGGTTCATGTGCTGGAGGCAGCGAGAAAACACCAGGTCCGCAAGCTCGTCTATGCCGCCTCGTCCTCCTGTTACGGCCTCGCCAAGCAATTTCCCACACCTGAAACGGCGCCGATCACGCCGGAGTACCCCTATGCGCTGACGAAGTGGTTGGGCGAGCAGTCTGTTCTCCACTGGGAGAGGGTATACGGGCTGCCGGCGCTGTCGCTTCGCCTGTTTAACGTCTATGGACCGCGGGCGCGCACCTCGGGAACCTATGGCGCCGTCTTCGGCGTTTTTTTGGCCCAAAAAATCCACGGCAAGCCCTTCACCGTTGTCGGCGATGGGACGCAGCGGCGGGATTTCACCTTTGTCAAGGACGTCGTCAACGCCTTTTGGATGGCCGCCCAGTCGCCCTTTTCCGGCGAGGTGATGAACGTCGGCAGCGGCGACAGCTACAGCATCAATCGTCTCGTCGAACTGCTCGGCGGCGAGGTGACCTATATCCCGAAGCGCCCCGGCGAACCGGACTGCACCTTTGCCGACACCGCCAAGATTCGCGAACGGCTCGGCTGGAAACCGAAGTATTCCTTCGAAGAAGGCGTGCAGGTGATGCTGGAGCATATCCGCTACTGGGCAGACGCCCCGATCTGGACGCCCCAGCGGATCGAGGAAGCCACCAAAGACTGGTTCCGCTATTTGAGTAAATGA
- a CDS encoding radical SAM protein has product MTREATPYSTIKIFAHTDKLEAIRRGERVAPVYIRIKPTNACNHKCDYCHYASGKYLDLEGAEPQNHIPYDKMMEIVNDLGDMGVRAVTFSGGGEPLVYPYILPAMKGLLERNVEISVITNGSRLNGEIADVLTQAKWVRISCDAADGKLYAANRQIPETAFAEVCANIERFAKIKPADCELGINFVITRENADQVYGAGKLFRDLGVNHIKYAARITTDVHGYHASTKAHVIEQLHRVTAELARPGFSIINKYEEDFSLSASFQRGYRFCAIKEIVTVIAADCKVYYCHDKAYLKNGIVGDLKEKSFKEVWFSPETIQKVQCFDAEKECAHHCVYDDRNILINSFLSLNRNHVNFI; this is encoded by the coding sequence ATGACAAGGGAAGCGACTCCGTACAGCACCATCAAGATCTTTGCCCATACGGACAAGCTGGAGGCGATCCGTCGCGGGGAGCGCGTCGCCCCTGTCTATATCCGGATCAAGCCCACCAACGCCTGCAACCACAAGTGTGACTACTGCCATTACGCCTCCGGCAAATACCTCGATCTGGAGGGCGCGGAACCGCAGAACCACATCCCCTATGACAAGATGATGGAGATCGTCAACGATCTTGGCGATATGGGCGTCCGGGCCGTCACCTTCAGCGGCGGCGGAGAACCGCTCGTCTACCCCTATATCCTGCCGGCCATGAAGGGGCTGCTGGAGAGAAACGTGGAGATCTCGGTGATCACCAACGGAAGCCGGCTCAACGGCGAGATCGCCGATGTCCTCACCCAGGCCAAATGGGTGCGCATCTCCTGTGACGCTGCCGATGGCAAGCTCTACGCCGCCAACCGGCAGATCCCTGAGACCGCCTTCGCCGAAGTCTGCGCCAACATCGAGCGTTTCGCCAAGATCAAGCCGGCCGATTGCGAACTGGGCATCAACTTTGTCATCACTCGGGAGAACGCCGATCAGGTCTATGGGGCAGGCAAGCTATTTCGTGACCTGGGCGTCAACCACATCAAATATGCGGCGCGGATCACGACCGATGTCCATGGTTATCACGCGTCAACGAAAGCCCATGTCATCGAACAGTTGCATCGGGTCACGGCCGAACTGGCCCGCCCCGGTTTTTCGATCATCAACAAATATGAGGAAGACTTCAGCCTCTCGGCGAGCTTCCAACGGGGCTACCGGTTCTGCGCCATCAAGGAGATCGTCACGGTCATCGCCGCCGACTGCAAGGTCTACTACTGCCATGACAAGGCATACCTGAAAAACGGGATCGTGGGCGACCTCAAGGAAAAGTCCTTCAAAGAGGTGTGGTTCTCGCCTGAGACGATCCAAAAAGTGCAGTGCTTTGACGCGGAGAAGGAGTGCGCTCACCACTGCGTCTACGATGACCGGAACATCCTGATCAACTCATTCCTGTCCCTGAACCGCAATCACGTCAATTTCATCTAA
- a CDS encoding transketolase family protein gives MRNAYLSTLYDLASENPAIMALVADNGAIVYDRFRADFPNQFINFGIAEANMVSAAAGLASCGKIPFCYTIIPFLTMRAYEQVRNDVCLQKQNVKLVGIGAGCVYSTLGPTHHAIEDLAIMRVLPNMTIFSPASPLESKKVTAAAAHIDGPVYLRLGTGREPEIYDQDYDFQVGKGIELTGGDDVTLFATGSIAYDALQVARELAQEGIGARVINLPTIKPIDAELIVQAAQATGAVLTVEEHNIIGGLGSAVSEVLMEAGAMVRFARLGIRDHFCKGYGAHGDVKKMNGVSRADIAEAARSLVRQK, from the coding sequence ATGAGAAACGCTTACCTTTCGACGCTGTACGATCTGGCATCGGAGAACCCGGCGATCATGGCCCTTGTCGCCGACAACGGGGCCATCGTCTATGACCGTTTCCGCGCCGATTTCCCGAATCAATTCATCAACTTCGGCATCGCCGAGGCCAATATGGTATCGGCGGCGGCTGGCCTGGCCAGTTGCGGCAAGATCCCCTTTTGCTACACGATCATCCCTTTTCTGACGATGCGCGCCTATGAACAGGTGCGCAATGACGTGTGCTTGCAGAAGCAGAACGTGAAACTGGTCGGCATCGGCGCTGGCTGTGTCTACAGCACCCTGGGGCCGACCCACCATGCCATCGAGGATCTGGCGATCATGCGGGTGTTGCCGAACATGACCATCTTCTCTCCGGCCAGCCCTTTGGAATCGAAAAAGGTGACCGCCGCCGCCGCCCACATCGACGGGCCCGTCTATCTGCGGCTGGGCACGGGTCGGGAGCCGGAGATCTATGATCAGGATTACGACTTCCAGGTGGGCAAAGGCATCGAACTGACTGGCGGCGATGACGTGACCCTCTTTGCCACCGGCTCGATCGCCTATGACGCCTTGCAGGTCGCCCGTGAACTCGCTCAAGAGGGGATCGGCGCTCGCGTCATCAACCTGCCGACGATCAAGCCCATCGACGCCGAACTGATCGTCCAGGCCGCCCAGGCGACAGGGGCGGTGTTGACTGTCGAAGAGCACAACATCATCGGGGGCCTCGGCTCGGCCGTGAGCGAGGTCTTGATGGAAGCGGGCGCGATGGTCCGCTTTGCCCGGCTCGGCATCAGGGATCACTTCTGCAAGGGCTATGGCGCCCATGGCGACGTGAAGAAGATGAACGGCGTCTCGCGGGCCGATATCGCTGAGGCGGCCCGTTCCCTGGTGCGGCAGAAGTGA
- a CDS encoding D-sedoheptulose-7-phosphate isomerase produces the protein MTPLFDRYMDAIKHLLDQSEYYIQREKVEQPLFIDEVTERIRRCRQSNGTVYWVGNGGSAAIAAHGAIDCLNSLAMKAMVFSDDAALTCFSNDFGYAQAFARPLRLFAQATDLLIAISSSGKSESILNALQVAQERNCPVLTLSGFASDNPLRQRGDYNIYVPSNHYGLVESVHGVLCHAILDTFSAIEKGEARW, from the coding sequence GTGACACCGCTGTTTGACCGGTACATGGACGCGATCAAGCATCTTTTGGATCAATCGGAATATTACATACAGCGCGAGAAGGTCGAACAACCGCTTTTTATCGACGAGGTAACAGAACGGATCCGGCGATGCCGGCAGAGCAACGGAACCGTCTATTGGGTCGGCAATGGCGGCAGCGCGGCGATCGCCGCCCATGGGGCCATCGATTGTCTGAATTCGCTGGCCATGAAGGCGATGGTGTTCAGTGATGATGCCGCCTTGACCTGTTTCAGCAATGACTTCGGCTATGCCCAGGCCTTTGCCCGGCCGCTGCGGTTGTTTGCGCAAGCGACGGATCTGTTGATCGCCATCAGCAGCTCGGGAAAATCGGAAAGCATACTGAATGCCCTACAGGTGGCGCAGGAGCGGAATTGTCCGGTCCTCACCCTGTCGGGGTTTGCCTCTGACAACCCCCTGCGGCAGCGAGGCGACTACAACATCTATGTGCCATCGAACCACTATGGGCTCGTCGAATCGGTCCATGGGGTTCTTTGTCATGCCATTTTGGATACATTTTCGGCCATAGAGAAGGGTGAGGCGAGATGGTAG
- a CDS encoding class I SAM-dependent methyltransferase has protein sequence MTSQADFYKQEAFNPTSFDISDEETYRDHARKRMNLYVNRLKLPQALWKDRQVLEVGCASGENALVLAELGARFTFVEALQPFVDRLVALFRERKREHQISEIIVDEIQNVQLQDDAYDVIIAEGFLYTMPDRSAVLNQLVAALRPDGLFCLSTLDPVGNFAQYFRKVLLAQLCRQAGVTDLEGKLAIAEQLFGRDYAAIPHSRPFASWVRDNFLSPSYDRHCFWSIEEILKSVEGDVRVYSSWPRIEHANDNTWYKRVDSADGEMQSNLQAYTLRLPGYLHGQTLADGFPLPSMEEAARFSEAATKTMDALSAVLHGEGLTMDAAMPALDELALAAKALPDHDVLLPIIEDAKNIAREASIERYVQASRLRQCWGVGYPYYVLQKTR, from the coding sequence ATGACCAGCCAAGCCGATTTTTATAAACAGGAAGCCTTCAATCCCACTTCCTTTGACATTTCCGATGAAGAGACGTACCGGGATCATGCGCGCAAACGGATGAACCTGTATGTGAACCGGTTGAAGCTGCCACAGGCACTGTGGAAGGATCGCCAGGTGCTGGAGGTCGGATGCGCCTCCGGCGAAAACGCCCTTGTTCTCGCCGAACTGGGCGCTCGCTTCACCTTCGTGGAAGCCTTGCAGCCCTTTGTCGATCGGTTAGTCGCCTTGTTCCGAGAGCGAAAGCGAGAGCACCAGATCAGCGAGATCATCGTCGATGAAATCCAGAATGTCCAGTTACAGGACGACGCCTACGATGTGATCATCGCCGAAGGGTTTCTCTACACGATGCCGGACAGAAGTGCCGTGCTCAACCAACTTGTCGCGGCGTTGCGCCCGGACGGCCTGTTCTGTCTTTCCACCTTGGACCCTGTCGGCAACTTTGCCCAGTATTTTCGGAAAGTGCTGCTGGCCCAGTTGTGCCGCCAAGCAGGGGTGACCGACCTGGAAGGGAAACTGGCCATCGCGGAGCAACTCTTTGGCCGCGATTATGCCGCAATCCCCCACTCCCGCCCCTTTGCCTCGTGGGTGCGCGACAACTTCCTGAGTCCCAGCTATGACCGGCACTGTTTCTGGAGCATCGAGGAGATCCTGAAGAGCGTCGAAGGAGACGTCCGCGTATACAGCTCCTGGCCGCGGATCGAACACGCCAACGACAACACCTGGTACAAGCGGGTAGACAGCGCCGATGGGGAGATGCAAAGCAACCTTCAAGCCTATACGCTCCGCCTGCCCGGCTATTTGCACGGTCAAACCCTGGCAGACGGCTTTCCCCTGCCGTCCATGGAGGAAGCGGCGCGTTTTTCGGAAGCGGCCACGAAGACGATGGATGCACTCTCTGCCGTCCTGCATGGCGAAGGGTTGACCATGGACGCCGCCATGCCCGCCCTGGACGAGTTGGCCCTTGCGGCAAAAGCGCTGCCTGATCATGATGTATTGCTGCCGATCATCGAAGACGCAAAAAACATCGCCAGAGAAGCCAGCATTGAACGCTATGTCCAGGCGTCGCGCCTGCGGCAGTGCTGGGGAGTCGGTTATCCCTATTATGTACTGCAAAAAACGAGGTAA